From Cellulomonas dongxiuzhuiae, the proteins below share one genomic window:
- the murC gene encoding UDP-N-acetylmuramate--L-alanine ligase, protein MADATSVLLAGGGTAGHVNPLLAVADELRRRHPRGRFAVLGTAEGLEARLVPEHGYDLAVVPRVPLPRRPTVDWLRLPGRLRAAVRAAGDAIDEIDAQVVVGFGGYVATPAYLAARRRGIPVVVHEQNARPGLANRVGARWAAAVAVTFPGTMLPGAQVTGLPLRTAVQELATARATDPVASRRAGADALGLDPALPTLLVTGGSLGAASVNRAVAGAADALLATGAQVLHLTGRGKADDVRASLVGVPGAERYHVVEYLTAMDRALAVADVVVGRAGAGTVCELAALGIPAVYVPLPFGNGEQRLNAAGVVAAGGGLLVEDRELTPAWVRDHVAALLGAGDAATTRARMGRAAAGVGVRDGAARVADLVEAQLPAHVRASAPPPPTTVAHTPAVADPGERGPVALSDLGRVHLVGVGGAGMSAVAPLLAARGLRVSGSDAHDGPALVGLRAAGVDVHVGHAASHVEDVDTLVVSSAVRSSNPEVVRARERGLPVLHRSEALAALMADRDAIAVAGAHGKTTTSGMVAAALVHAGTDPSFAIGGVVRATSGTLGGARHGAGPFVAEADESDGSFLAYEPLVAVVTNVEPDHLDHYGTQERFEAAFERFADRVRDGGLLVACADDPGAVRLVAATRARLAERGVAVRTYGTVPDADVHVGESRRTEDGRWQVVLTPRDEPPVTLRLQAAGAHNALDAAAAWCALRRVGVSSATAAAGLDDFVGTGRRFEDRGTAGGVRVVDDYAHHPTEVAALLRAARQVADDGRVLALFQPHLYSRTRTFAREFGAAFDLADAVVVTDVYAAREDPDPSVTGALVADHVPTPGKAVFVPDRLAAAHAVAALARPGDLLLTIGAGDVTELADVVLSELAALGARTPQDPPTAEGSAPEHGSSAPGRPGGARP, encoded by the coding sequence GTGGCTGACGCGACATCCGTGCTCCTGGCCGGCGGGGGCACCGCCGGGCACGTCAACCCGCTGCTCGCGGTCGCCGACGAGCTGCGTCGGCGCCACCCGCGCGGCCGGTTCGCCGTCCTGGGTACCGCCGAGGGCCTCGAGGCGCGCCTCGTCCCGGAGCACGGCTACGACCTGGCCGTGGTCCCGCGCGTGCCGCTGCCACGGCGACCCACCGTCGACTGGCTGCGGCTGCCGGGTCGTCTGCGCGCCGCGGTGCGCGCCGCGGGCGACGCCATCGACGAGATCGACGCCCAGGTCGTCGTCGGGTTCGGCGGCTACGTCGCGACGCCCGCGTACCTGGCGGCACGCCGTCGCGGGATCCCCGTGGTGGTGCACGAGCAGAACGCGCGACCCGGTCTGGCGAACCGCGTCGGGGCACGGTGGGCGGCTGCCGTCGCCGTCACGTTCCCCGGCACGATGCTGCCCGGGGCGCAGGTCACCGGCCTGCCGCTGCGGACGGCCGTGCAGGAGCTGGCGACCGCTCGCGCGACCGACCCCGTCGCCTCGCGGCGCGCCGGTGCCGACGCGCTCGGGCTGGACCCCGCGCTGCCGACCCTGCTGGTCACGGGCGGTTCGCTGGGTGCCGCGAGCGTCAACCGCGCCGTCGCGGGGGCGGCGGACGCGCTGCTGGCGACCGGTGCCCAGGTCCTGCACCTCACGGGACGCGGGAAGGCCGACGACGTGCGCGCCTCGCTCGTCGGCGTGCCCGGTGCCGAGCGGTACCACGTCGTCGAGTACCTGACGGCGATGGACCGCGCGCTCGCGGTCGCGGACGTCGTCGTCGGCCGCGCCGGCGCGGGCACGGTGTGCGAGCTGGCCGCGCTCGGCATCCCCGCCGTGTACGTCCCCCTGCCCTTCGGCAACGGGGAGCAGCGCCTCAACGCGGCCGGCGTGGTCGCCGCGGGCGGCGGGCTCCTCGTCGAGGACCGCGAGCTGACGCCCGCCTGGGTCCGCGACCACGTCGCGGCGCTGCTCGGTGCCGGCGACGCCGCGACGACCCGCGCCCGTATGGGCCGGGCCGCCGCCGGTGTCGGCGTGCGTGACGGTGCCGCACGCGTCGCCGACCTCGTCGAGGCGCAGCTGCCCGCCCACGTCCGTGCGTCGGCTCCGCCTCCGCCGACGACGGTGGCGCACACCCCGGCCGTCGCGGACCCCGGCGAGCGCGGCCCCGTCGCGCTGTCGGACCTGGGGCGGGTCCACCTCGTCGGCGTCGGCGGCGCCGGGATGTCGGCCGTCGCGCCGCTGCTCGCCGCGCGCGGCCTGCGGGTCAGCGGGTCGGACGCCCACGACGGCCCCGCCCTCGTGGGACTGCGCGCCGCCGGGGTCGACGTGCACGTCGGCCACGCCGCCTCCCACGTGGAGGACGTCGACACCCTCGTCGTCTCGTCGGCCGTGCGGTCGAGCAACCCCGAGGTCGTGCGCGCACGCGAGCGGGGCCTGCCCGTGCTGCACCGCTCGGAGGCCCTGGCCGCGCTCATGGCCGACCGCGACGCGATCGCGGTCGCGGGCGCGCACGGCAAGACCACGACCTCGGGCATGGTGGCGGCCGCGCTGGTCCACGCCGGCACCGACCCGTCGTTCGCGATCGGCGGGGTCGTGCGGGCGACGTCCGGCACGCTCGGCGGCGCACGGCACGGCGCGGGTCCCTTCGTCGCCGAGGCCGACGAGTCCGACGGGTCGTTCCTCGCGTACGAGCCGCTCGTCGCCGTGGTCACCAACGTCGAGCCGGACCACCTGGACCACTACGGCACGCAGGAGCGCTTCGAGGCGGCGTTCGAGCGGTTCGCCGACCGTGTCCGGGACGGCGGTCTGCTGGTCGCGTGCGCCGACGACCCCGGCGCCGTGCGCCTGGTCGCGGCGACGCGCGCGCGGCTGGCCGAGCGCGGTGTGGCGGTCCGCACGTACGGGACCGTGCCGGACGCGGACGTCCACGTGGGCGAGAGCCGGCGGACCGAGGACGGCCGGTGGCAGGTCGTCCTGACGCCCCGCGACGAGCCACCCGTCACGCTGCGCCTCCAGGCCGCGGGCGCGCACAACGCGCTCGACGCGGCGGCCGCCTGGTGCGCGCTGCGGCGCGTCGGGGTGAGCAGCGCCACCGCCGCGGCGGGGCTCGACGACTTCGTCGGCACCGGACGACGGTTCGAGGACCGCGGGACCGCCGGCGGCGTGCGTGTCGTCGACGACTACGCGCACCACCCCACGGAGGTCGCGGCACTGCTGCGCGCCGCGCGGCAGGTGGCGGACGACGGTCGTGTCCTCGCGCTGTTCCAGCCGCACCTGTACTCCCGGACCCGCACGTTCGCCCGCGAGTTCGGCGCCGCGTTCGACCTCGCGGACGCGGTGGTCGTGACGGACGTCTACGCGGCCCGCGAGGACCCTGACCCGTCGGTCACGGGAGCGCTCGTGGCGGACCACGTTCCCACGCCCGGCAAGGCCGTGTTCGTGCCCGACCGGCTGGCGGCCGCGCACGCCGTCGCTGCGCTCGCGCGGCCCGGCGACCTGCTGCTGACCATCGGCGCCGGCGACGTGACCGAGCTGGCGGACGTGGTGCTCTCCGAGCTTGCGGCCCTCGGCGCGCGCACGCCGCAGGACCCCCCGACCGCCGAGGGTTCCGCACCGGAGCACGGCTCGTCGGCGCCGGGGCGTCCGGGTGGTGCCCGGCCGTGA